In Bacteroides coprosuis DSM 18011, the following are encoded in one genomic region:
- a CDS encoding Adenylosuccinate synthetase (COGs: COG0104 Adenylosuccinate synthase~HAMAP: Adenylosuccinate synthetase~InterPro IPR001114~KEGG: bth:BT_1843 adenylosuccinate synthetase~PFAM: Adenylosuccinate synthetase~PRIAM: Adenylosuccinate synthase~SMART: Adenylosuccinate synthetase~SPTR: Putative uncharacterized protein;~TIGRFAM: Adenylosuccinate synthetase~IMG reference gene:2504106419~PFAM: Adenylosuccinate synthetase~TIGRFAM: adenylosuccinate synthase), translating to MKVDVLLGLQWGDEGKGKIVDVLTPKYDVVARFQGGPNAGHTLKFEGEKYVLRSIPSGIFQGDKVNIIGNGVVLDPSLFKDEAVALEASGHNLKERLFISKKAHLILPTHRILDAAYEAAKGDAKVGTTGKGIGPTYTDKISRNGLRVGDILSDFTSKYNKLKARHEEILKSLNYKYDLSELESKWMEAISYLKEFTLIDSEIEINNFLLKEKSVLCEGAQGTMLDIDFGSYPFVTSSNTVSAGACTGLGVAPNRIGEVFGIFKAYCTRVGEGPFPTELFDEVGEKICDLGGEYGAVTGRKRRCGWIDLIALKYAVMINGVTKLIMMKSDVLDSFETIKACIAYDVNGKEYDYLPYDIADGVKPIYVELPGWKVDMTSVTSENEFPEEFNAYISFLEQELGVPIAIVSVGPDREQTIIRDGEN from the coding sequence ATGAAAGTAGATGTTCTATTAGGGTTACAATGGGGCGACGAAGGTAAAGGGAAGATTGTAGATGTTCTTACACCTAAGTACGATGTTGTAGCTAGATTTCAAGGGGGACCCAATGCTGGTCATACATTGAAGTTTGAAGGTGAAAAATATGTATTACGTTCAATTCCTTCTGGTATATTTCAAGGAGATAAGGTGAATATAATTGGAAATGGAGTTGTTTTAGATCCCTCTCTTTTTAAAGATGAAGCAGTAGCTTTAGAAGCTTCTGGACACAATCTTAAAGAGAGGCTTTTTATTTCTAAAAAAGCACATCTTATATTACCAACGCATAGAATCCTAGATGCTGCTTATGAAGCGGCTAAAGGGGATGCAAAAGTGGGTACTACAGGAAAAGGTATCGGACCTACATATACTGATAAAATAAGTCGTAATGGCCTACGTGTAGGTGATATTCTATCTGATTTTACAAGTAAATATAATAAACTTAAAGCTCGTCACGAGGAGATTCTTAAAAGCTTAAACTATAAATATGATTTAAGTGAATTGGAATCTAAATGGATGGAAGCTATAAGCTATCTAAAGGAATTCACTCTTATAGATAGTGAAATTGAAATCAATAATTTTCTTTTAAAAGAAAAGAGTGTACTATGTGAAGGTGCTCAAGGTACAATGCTTGATATTGATTTTGGCTCTTATCCTTTTGTTACATCATCTAATACTGTTTCTGCAGGTGCTTGTACAGGCTTGGGTGTTGCTCCAAATCGTATAGGCGAAGTTTTTGGTATTTTTAAAGCTTATTGTACACGTGTTGGTGAAGGTCCTTTCCCTACAGAGTTGTTTGATGAAGTAGGAGAGAAAATCTGTGATTTAGGAGGAGAATATGGTGCTGTAACAGGGCGTAAACGTCGTTGTGGATGGATCGATCTTATAGCTCTTAAATATGCGGTTATGATTAATGGTGTTACTAAATTAATCATGATGAAGAGTGATGTTTTAGATTCTTTTGAAACAATCAAGGCTTGTATTGCTTATGATGTTAATGGTAAAGAGTACGATTATTTACCTTATGATATTGCCGATGGCGTAAAACCTATCTATGTAGAGCTTCCAGGTTGGAAAGTAGATATGACTTCTGTGACAAGTGAAAATGAGTTCCCAGAAGAGTTTAATGCTTACATTTCTTTCTTAGAACAAGAACTAGGTGTACCTATTGCTATTGTATCTGTTGGTCCAGATAGAGAACAAACTATCATCAGGGACGGAGAAAACTAA
- a CDS encoding glycoside hydrolase family 29 (alpha-L-fucosidase) (COGs: COG3669 Alpha-L-fucosidase~InterPro IPR000933~KEGG: bfs:BF3242 putative exported alpha-L-fucosidase protein~PFAM: Glycoside hydrolase, family 29~SMART: Glycoside hydrolase, family 29~SPTR: Putative uncharacterized protein;~IMG reference gene:2504106420~PFAM: Alpha-L-fucosidase) → MKNTLLITFLCLGMISPLLAQQEYEYTPSLENLKSREAFQDNKFGVFIHWGVYSMLATGEWTMTNNNLDYKEYAKLAGGFYPAKFDAAEWVRTIKNAGAKYICITTRHHDGFSMFDSKYTDYTITKASPFKRDIIKELADECLKQGIKLHFYYSHIDWGREDAPWGRTGRGTGRPNSKGDWNSYYSFMNNQLTELLTNYGPVGAIWFDGWWDQDQNPDFDWELPYQYNMIHQLQPACLIGNNHHQVPFDGEDIQIFERDLPGENVAGLSGQDIAHLPLETCETMNGMWGYKITDQNYKSTKTLIHYLVKAAGRNANLLMNVGPQPDGCLPEIAVDRLSEMGEWLKEYGETIYGTRGGIITPRDWGVTTQKGNKLYVHILELDDKGLFLPLEMKQIKSAKLYNSDKKINISKNTGGITLNLPEVPVSIDYIVELELKN, encoded by the coding sequence ATGAAAAACACATTGTTGATAACATTCCTTTGTTTAGGAATGATCAGTCCTTTACTTGCCCAACAGGAGTATGAATATACTCCTTCATTAGAAAATCTAAAGTCTAGAGAAGCGTTTCAAGATAACAAATTTGGTGTTTTTATTCATTGGGGAGTCTATTCTATGTTGGCTACAGGTGAGTGGACTATGACTAATAATAATTTGGATTATAAAGAATATGCAAAATTGGCAGGAGGCTTCTATCCAGCTAAATTTGATGCTGCTGAATGGGTTAGAACGATAAAAAATGCAGGAGCAAAGTATATTTGTATTACGACTCGTCATCACGATGGCTTCTCTATGTTTGATTCAAAATATACTGATTATACAATCACTAAAGCCTCTCCTTTTAAGAGAGATATCATAAAAGAGCTAGCTGATGAATGTCTGAAACAAGGAATAAAACTTCACTTTTATTATTCTCATATTGATTGGGGTAGAGAAGATGCTCCGTGGGGACGTACAGGCCGGGGTACAGGGCGTCCCAATAGCAAAGGAGATTGGAATAGTTATTATTCATTTATGAATAATCAGCTGACAGAACTTTTGACTAATTATGGACCCGTTGGTGCTATTTGGTTTGATGGTTGGTGGGATCAAGATCAGAATCCAGATTTTGATTGGGAATTACCTTATCAGTACAATATGATTCATCAGTTGCAACCTGCTTGTTTGATTGGGAATAATCATCATCAAGTACCTTTTGATGGTGAGGATATACAAATTTTTGAGAGAGATCTCCCCGGAGAGAATGTTGCTGGTTTATCAGGACAAGATATAGCTCATTTACCATTGGAAACTTGTGAGACAATGAATGGTATGTGGGGGTATAAAATAACTGATCAAAACTATAAATCAACTAAAACTTTAATTCATTATTTAGTGAAAGCAGCAGGTAGAAATGCTAACTTATTAATGAATGTTGGACCTCAGCCCGATGGTTGCTTGCCAGAAATAGCTGTTGATCGTTTATCCGAGATGGGAGAGTGGTTGAAAGAATATGGTGAAACTATTTATGGAACTCGTGGAGGAATTATAACACCCAGAGATTGGGGTGTAACTACTCAAAAAGGGAATAAGCTTTATGTCCATATTTTAGAATTAGATGATAAAGGGCTCTTTTTACCATTAGAAATGAAACAAATAAAAAGTGCAAAGCTGTATAATTCAGATAAAAAGATTAATATTTCTAAAAATACAGGTGGTATCAC